One stretch of Oncorhynchus tshawytscha isolate Ot180627B linkage group LG21, Otsh_v2.0, whole genome shotgun sequence DNA includes these proteins:
- the LOC112220828 gene encoding ubiquitin-conjugating enzyme E2 K, which yields MANIAVQRIKREFKEVLKSEETSKNQIKVDLVDENFTELKGEIAGPPDTPYEGGRYQLEIKIPETYPFNPPKVRFITKIWHPNISSVTGAICLDILKDQWAAAMTLRTVLLSLQALLAAAEPDDPQDAVVANQYKQNPEMFKQTARLWSHVYAGAPSSSPEYTRKIDKLCAMGFDKNAVIVALSSKSWDVETATELLLSN from the exons ATGGCCAACATCGCGGTTCAAAGGATAAAACGGGAATTTAAAGAGGTTCTCAAAAGCGAGGAG ACGAGTAAAAACCAGATAAAAGTGGACCTGGTGGATGAGAACTTCACAGAGCTGAAGGGGGAGATCGCAGGGCCACCTGATACACCGTATGAAG gTGGTAGATATCAACTAGAAATAAAAATTCCAGAAACATATCCCTTCAACCCACcaaag GTACGATTTATCACGAAGATTTGGCATCCCAACATCAGCTCAGTCACAGGTGCAATATGTCTGGACATCCTCAAAGACCAGTG GGCGGCAGCTATGACGCTGAGGACAGTGTTGCTGTCACTACAGGCCTTACTGGCAGCTGCAGAACCAGACGACCCACAGGACGCTGTGGTGGCCAATCAA TATAAGCAGAACCCAGAGATGTTCAAACAGACGGCCAGACTCTGGTCTCATGTGTACGCCGGCGCCCCCTCCTCCAGTCCAGAGTACACCCGCAAAATAGACAAACTCTGTGCCATGGGCTTCGACAAA AATGCAGTAATAGTGGCGTTGTCGTCGAAATCCTGGGACGTGGAGACTGCGACAGAGCTACTGCTCAGTAACTGA
- the LOC112220619 gene encoding neuronal acetylcholine receptor subunit alpha-9-II produces the protein MRKMVPVVCFATMLLQVAHSAQGRYAQQLLTDLMENYSNALRPVEDTDKALNVTLQITLSQIKDMDERNQVLIAYLWIRQTWHDAYLRWNKEDYDGLEVIRIPSSLVWRPDLVLYNKADDDFSGPLDTNVVLRYNGEITWDAPAITKSSCVVDVSYFPFDSQECNLTFGSWTYNGNQVDIAMGMDSGDLSDFVENVEWECHGMPATKNVIMYGCCSDPYPDITYTVLLQRRSSFYIFNLLLPCFLISFLAPLGFYLPADSGEKVSLGVTVLLALTVFQLMVAESMPPSESVPLIGKYYIATMTMITASTALTIFIMNIHFCGAEAKPVPHWAKVLIIDYMSKIFFVYEVGENCATATSSSSSSSHFGQDDVHQPNFSPHRQANGKPGGNSGRENQYRHKHPRPQTPGPQRHPKPRHQHHITRDEKNHLSSSKYEGFESNRNLPLGDCCKEAPPCCPEDEKTAVVAAAVASVTFGPCVFCSHGSSLPGVDSKLVRNVEYIANCFREQRATCAKGAEWKRVAKVMDRFFMWIFFIMVFLMSILIIGKAP, from the exons ATGCGGAAGATGGTTCCAGTTGTGTGCTTTGCGACGATGTTGCTCCAGG TGGCTCACTCGGCTCAGGGCCGGTACGCTCAACAGCTGCTCACCGACCTGATGGAGAACTACTCAAACGCCCTGCGGCCGGTGGAGGACACAGACAAAGCCTTGAACGTAACACTGCAGATCACTCTCTCCCAGATCAAAGACATG GATGAGAGGAACCAGGTATTGATAGCGTACCTGTGGATCCGTCAGACGTGGCACGATGCCTACCTGAGGTGGAACAAGGAGGACTACGATGGCCTGGAGGTCATACGGATCCCCAGCAGCCTGGTGTGGAGGCCTGACCTCGTCCTCTATAACAA GGCGGATGATGACTTCTCAGGGCCGCTAGACACGAACGTGGTGCTGCGCTATAATGGGGAGATTACATGGGATGCTCCGGCCATCACCAAGAGCTCCTGTGTGGTGGACGTGTCCTACTTCCCCTTCGACAGCCAGGAGTGCAACCTCACCTTCGGCTCCTGGACATACAACGGCAACCAG GTTGACATCGCTATGGGCATGGACAGCGGGGACCTGTCTGATTTCGTGGAGAACGTTGAATGGGAATGCCACGGCATGCCGGCCACCAAGAACGTCATTATGTACGGCTGCTGCTCCGACCCCTACCCTGACATCACCTACACCGTCCTGCTCCAGCGCCGCTCCTCCTTCTACATCTTTAACCTTCTCCTGCCTTGcttcctcatctccttcctgGCTCCGCTGGGCTTCTACCTGCCGGCTGACTCTGGGGAGAAGGTGTCCCTGGGGGTCACTGTGCTGCTGGCCCTGACTGTCTTCCAGCTCATGGTGGCCGAGAGTATGCCGCCGTCTGAGAGTGTGCCGCTTATTG GAAAGTACTACATCGCTACCATGACGATGATCACAGCCTCCACGGCTCTCACCATCTTCATCATGAACATCCACTTCTGTGGGGCCGAGGCCAAACCCGTCCCCCACTGGGCCAAAGTCCTCATCATCGACTACATGTCCAAGATCTTCTTTGTCTACGAGGTGGGAGAGAACTGTGCCActgccacctcttcctcctcctcctcatcacattTTGGCCAGGACGATGTCCACCAACCCAACTTCAGCCCCCACCGCCAGGCCAATGGGAAGCCGGGGGGCAACAGCGGGCGAGAGAACCAGTACCGCCACAAACACCCCAGACCCCAGACTCCTGGACCTCAACGTCACCCCAAGCCCCGACACCAACACCACATCACCAGAGACGAGAAGAACCATCTCTCCAGCTCCAAATACGAGGGCTTTGAGTCCAACAGGAACCTCCCCCTGGGGGACTGCTGCAAGGAGGCTCCGCCCTGCTGTCCGGAGGATGAAAAGACAGCCGTGGTCGCTGCTGCGGTGGCCTCAGTAACCTTTGGCCCCTGTGTGTTCTGTAGTCACGGCAGCAGCTTACCCGGGGTGGACTCCAAGCTGGTGCGGAACGTGGAGTACATTGCCAACTGCTTCCGGGAGCAGAGGGCCACCTGCGCCAAGGGGGCGGAGTGGAAGAGGGTTGCCAAGGTGATGGACAGGTTCTTCATGTGGATCTTTTTCATTATGGTCTTCCTCATGAGCATTCTGATCATCGGCAAGGCACCATGA